The proteins below come from a single Dermatophagoides farinae isolate YC_2012a chromosome 7, ASM2471394v1, whole genome shotgun sequence genomic window:
- the LOC124497273 gene encoding uncharacterized protein LOC124497273, which produces MNDEIQVALNFLISFLYNKLPRRRVNQFGEELELIIRNRFDGHWYPDEPSKGSAYRCIHCNPQLDSSLFREAAHNSGLNLQDVQQNLPVELSIWIDPGEVSYRISEKGPVNILYSVKRGGGSSVQQTNGLNPEAQCFQPESLYLESRSMVNQHHHQQQQQQQQQQQQQQQPNNKNEAITFTTAAFAATKFGSTKPKVSIMNKKQFQQNRILPTDGQTTKFMATSRKLQHFKPISRTNSFNSNNGQPFPHHCQPLLSNCQNGQPQQIMDNQKQQQQQQYQQQQQQQQKMRQLIRWNNGIKSGFDRDHHQPSMAMALFEQQSASAEFPASQTHHQMNNVNSFDVLHNGESNMTWNTNQQPGFQRSISLLDNGNVDNGNGGGGGFLLDTFMSDKLLREIFEMGDGDDQINDSNDDNLMMMFSNTSNNNHNNNQSPPELISPSSLETILPPLPKQLSSCWSSSSSSSSTTSTSSGVTAIMNTSSSSSPPPPPTSLLNILSEFDNLSLNSTSESSSSSIGSIASYVQ; this is translated from the coding sequence ATGAATGACGAGATTCAAGTGGCACTCAATTTTCTCATATCGTTCCTTTATAACAAATTACCTCGTCGACGTGTTAATCAATTTGGTGAAGAATTGGAATTGATCATAAGGAATCGATTCGATGGCCATTGGTATCCGGATGAGCCATCAAAAGGTTCAGCATATCGTTGTATACATTGTAATCCTCAacttgattcatcattgttccGTGAAGCTGCTCACAATAGTGGCCTCAATCTTCAGGATGTCCAACAAAATCTTCCCGTTGAATTAAGTATCTGGATTGATCCGGGTGAAGTTTCCTATCGAATTAGTGAAAAAGGCCCAGTCAATATACTGTATAGCGTGAAAAGAGGTGGCGGATCTTCCGTTCAACAGACTAACGGTTTGAATCCGGAAGCTCAATGTTTTCAGCCAGAATCGCTATACTTGGAAAGCAGATCGATGGTCAATcaacaccaccatcaacagcaacaacaacaacaacaacaacaacagcagcagcagcagcccaATAACAAGAATGAAGCGATCACATTTACAACGGCAGCATTCGCTGCCACAAAATTTGGCTCAACTAAACCTAAAGTTTCaattatgaacaaaaaacaattccaACAGAATCGTATTCTGCCCACCGATGGTCAAACGACTAAATTCATGGCCACTTCCCGCAAGCTACAACATTTCAAACCAATTTCACGCACCAATTCTTTTAACAGCAATAATGGTCAGCCATTTCCTCATCACTGCCAACCACTATTATCCAACTGCCAAAATGGCCAGCCACAACAAATCATGGacaaccaaaaacaacaacaacaacaacaatatcagcaacagcaacagcagcagcaaaagaTGCGTCAATTGATACGATGGAATAACGGAATAAAGTCTGGTTTCGatcgtgatcatcatcagcctTCGATGGCTATGGCTTTGTTCGAGCAACAATCTGCTTCTGCAGAATTTCCTGCATCACAAACACACCACCAAATGAACAATGTAAACTCATTTGATGTCTTGCACAATGGCGAATCAAATATGACCTGGAACACGAATCAACAACCTGGTTTTCAGCGATCAATCTCGCTATTAGATAATGGAAACGTAGacaatggtaatggtggtggtggtggcttCTTGCTAGACACTTTTATGTCCGATAAATTACTACGTGAAATTTTCGAAATGGGTGATGGTGACGATCAAATCAACGATTCAAACGATGATAaccttatgatgatgtttagtaacaccagcaacaacaaccataacaacaatcaatcaccACCAGAATTAATTTCTCCATCATCACTGGAAACAATattaccaccattaccaaaacaattatcatcatgttggtcatcatcatcatcatcatcatcgacaacatcaacatcatcaggTGTAACAGCTATCAtgaacacatcatcatcatcatcaccaccgccaccaccaacatcatTGCTCAACATATTGAGCGAATTTGATAATCTAAGTCTTAATTCAACAagcgaatcatcatcatcatcgattggtTCGATTGCATCATATGtgcaataa
- the LOC124496760 gene encoding RCC1 and BTB domain-containing protein 2 codes for MTRSPDSNVDIRLFKNIFDSIEPEFLHSIVSLVSVLYKNENFLMMTENATYAYGHLICLSLSLKNDPKQPQLIPILNDKKIQQVDYGRDFVAILTNDGQVYIATFQSQWKTNKTLKLINTNNDQFKMIACGFNRLLLLRQDGIVFSIGGNSSYETMVNIGLQNVELIASGWNHFFAMKNTKQIYSWGSNFHGQLGIADVNEQEKPYSIYSNYNYELRYHHHNYNVNVPEYCIDVVAGFSHSLFLFSNGNLLACGQNYQGQLGLGDNNNRSTLVKIPIENVKKVTSEKFNNFSFAFDGSSYYAWGSTKYGEWQSPRKLDGHLKSFAAASSLMLDRSITFGLTSIKYDSESIELPSKVKKATKWLFNNPDNYDFEFIIGDKRIVVRKDYLKSESKFFRKMLSGEWSEKNQIIINDYSYDSYYAFLRMLHDDYIEINSENIAELIHMADYYCEDQLMKHCKIFLRDAIKKHSKYQSLIIEYNLVGL; via the coding sequence ATGACAAGATCACCGGATTCCAATGTGGACATAAGgttatttaaaaatatttttgattcaatcgaaCCAGAATTCCTTCATTCCATTGTTTCACTTGTCAGTGTGTTAtataagaatgaaaattttctaatgATGACCGAAAATGCAACATATGCTTATGGTCATCTAATATGTCTGAGTTTATCGTTGAAAAATGATCCGAAGCAACCACAACTGATTCCCATTctgaatgacaaaaaaattcaacaagtGGATTATGGCCGAGATTTCGTTGCCATTCTAACTAATGATGGGCAAGTTTATATTGCGACCTTTCAATCACAATGGAAAACGAATAAAACTTTGAAATTAATCAacacaaataatgatcaatttaaaatgattgcTTGTGGATTTAATCGTTTACTATTGCTACGACAAGATGGTATTGTCTTCTCTATTGGTGGTAATTCATCATATGAAACTATGGTCAACATTGGTCTACAAAATGTCGAACTCATAGCTAGTGGATGGAACCATTTTTTTGCAATGAAgaatacaaaacaaatttattcCTGGGGGTCAAATTTCCATGGTCAATTAGGTATTGCTGATGTGAATGAGCAAGAAAAACCATACTCTATTTATagtaattataattatgaacttcgttatcatcatcataattataacGTCAATGTGCCCGAATACTGCATAGATGTTGTGGCTGgattttcacattcattatttttattctcaaaCGGTAATCTTTTGGCATGTGGTCAAAATTATCAAGGACAACTTGGTcttggtgataataataatcgatcaaCGCTAGTAAAAATACcgattgaaaatgtaaaaaaagtAACTAGTgagaaattcaataatttttcatttgcctttgatggatcatcatattatgcATGGGGTTCGACCAAATATGGAGAATGGCAATCACCCAGAAAATTGGATGGTCATCTGAAATCATTTGCTgctgcatcatcattaatgctAGATAGATCCATTACGTTTGGATtaacatcaatcaaatatgatTCTGAATCCATTGAATTACCATCAAAAGTTAAGAAAGCAACCAAATGGCTGTTCAATAATCCTGATAATTATGACTTTGAATTCATAATCGGTGATAAACGAATAGTTGTACGTAAAGATTATCTTAAAtctgaatcaaaattttttcgaaaaatgtTATCTGGTGAAtggagtgaaaaaaatcagataatcatcaatgattacaGCTATGATTCTTACTATGCTTTTCTGCGTATGTTACACGATGATTACATCGAAATCAATTCTGAAAATATTGCCGAATTAATCCATATggctgattattattgtgaagATCAATTAATGAAACATTGTAAAATATTCCTTCGAGATGCTATTAAAAAACACTCAaaatatcaatcattgattatcgAATATAATTTGGTTGGTTTGTAG
- the Mrtf gene encoding myocardin-related transcription factor, whose protein sequence is MMNQQPEMVVDQPISSANEQPNMSPQSVVDSASITHSAMTKNKKSLKLKLLMRRPIDVLVDQGILPPPKSSPAFYEQKQRLERAKTGDYLKHKIQRRPQRDELVQQHILEQEVFDPSYYEQERKLKRARLADDLNERLSHRPGPLELIKGNILHADLSLEQAIKEGQITFKKTCEGEIIKNPPKRFVFEEESSSDSSTPSPSLNINQQCNRLTSDPFILSSTAPSSSLVSIPAIQTEPPPTTVSYIVTTNILPPSQPSNSTVFITTNPTTAAHSLVPSKNVASLQPPQVLSTATINSGQNFVKPAQQLIKSIHQPETNAQLSQPKSKSKKVKSKTTPKTRVIKFHEYTGPPSANSGRAKIQTGWTLNPTSTETSYELLLKQQQLILQWQLESQQQQQQQNSTNQQPIPAPKNDHDKPNSPHKTAQVALFDFTDPNIVMSDVAHGQPNDLKTNVQKSQNGDRATKMKNNDSNGQSQHRQQQPQQQQQQRTSPIKSANMSNVKKIISKLEDMKVSDLKAELKKRNLPVSGAKQQLIERLKPFSDSVVVNILANANQETLNIMSTKNSTQPFIYQQNVGISQPLQQPTARDFVLLATTNPGNNGLSEPVTILNAPSSNITMDGTTTLTIPIGQTAFIPTAQYQLLPSNAANSNPIDDGKYRVNPASTTIQLPNNFLISGPGSQTVNDSNTMTFLTSPPRTIQLTQLADTSSLNFGQTIVPTNTAKLVNIGQNNTNPLFHQLLLYPPATTTIINSNTELRQQQTQPHRSNSLPASSLHSLQRNTSLPLIINQMPFDSNANIKQVVKHNNKSIPVAKSSSNDNFLFKLPMPAIDPQPIKHSDLNGKERSSAYKSLERITPATPAPSNQMMDTVPVLSNTKSSDQHKQIDPVHTTSTNPPPAQQPQPDSTSNIDFDDFILNFDDLNGLDDVPPPPKSINTNDKSVTTNTRDDGIIDFNDNWLLSDYSFSTSDDSYMQPSGKTMNQMTDVTMDSTSTDQMLFEQILDIEPTQQQQHNSNNVNVNSHSNMAFNMDQSLDDYTNNNQQQPMISNSEYQLYNYPPNPLQHSSTSSSATSTSSCSTTAGLVGGSHPLSSADHFGDLFFSNNGDDLNKSLDFSCSLFENNNGRIDFAT, encoded by the exons ATGATGAATCAGCAACCAGAAATGGTGGTCGATCAGCCGATTTCGTCTGCCAACGAACAGCCCAATATGTCACCACAATCGGTCGTCGATTCTGCTTCCATCACCCATAGTGCTATGaccaagaataaaaaatcattgaagcTCAAATTGTTGATGCGACGTCCGATCGATGTACTAGTTGATCAGGGAATTCTGCCTC CACCTAAATCATCACCTGCATTCTATGAGCAGAAACAACGTCTGGAACGGGCCAAAACTGGTGACTACCTAAAACACAAGATTCAGAGACGACCACAAAGAGATGAACTTGTGCAACAGCATATTCTTGAACAGGAAGTATTCGACCCTTCTTATTACGAACAAGAACGTAAACTTAAACGGGCTAGACTAGCTGACGATCTCAATGAACGGCTTTCGCATCGTCCAGGCCCACTTGAGCTAATCAAAGGCAACATTCTTCATGCTGATTTATCGTTAGAACAAGCAATCAAAGAAGGACAGATTACTTTTAAGAAAACCTGTGAAGGTGAAATCATTAAGAATCCACCCAAACGATTCGTATTCGAAGAGGAAAGTAGTTCAGATTCTTCGACACCTTCTCCCTCACTCAACATTAATCAGCAGTGCAATCGTTTGACCAGCGATCCATTCATCTTGTCAAGCACGGCTCCATCTTCTAGTCTTGTGTCAATACCGGCGATCCAAACAGAACCACCACCCACAACCGTATCATATATTGTGACCACAAACATATTGCCTCCATCACAACCATCAAATTCTACAGTTTTCATAACCACGAATCCGACCACAGCAGCTCATAGTCTGGTTCCATCGAAGAACGTCGCTAGTCTTCAGCCGCCACAGGTATTATCTACAGCCACTATTAATAGTGGACAAAACTTTGTCAAACCAGCCCAGCAATTAATCAAAAGTATTCATCAACCTGAAACAAACGCTCAACTCTCTCAACCAAAATCCAAATCCAAAAAAGTTAAATCGAAAACGACGCCCAAAACTCGTGTCATTAAATTTCATGAGTATACTGGACCACCGAGTGCAAATAGCGGTCGTGCCAAAATTCAGACAGGTTGGACATTAAATCCAACTTCAACTGAAACATCTTACGAATTGCTACTTAAGCAGCAGCAATTGATTCTTCAGTGGCAGCTCGagtctcaacaacaacaacaacaacagaattcaACGAATCAACAACCGATTCCAGCCCCCAAG AATGACCACGATAAACCCAATAGTCCACACAAAACTGCACAAGTTGCCTTGTTTGATTTTACCGATCCAAACATTGTGATGTCCGATGTTGCCCACGGCCAGCCCAATGACTTGAAGACCAATGTCCAGAAGTCACAAAATGGAGATCGAGCTAccaagatgaaaaataacgATTCAAATGGACAATCGCAACATCGACAGCAGCAgccgcaacaacaacaacaacagcgaacCAGCCCGATCAAAAGTGCCAACATgtcaaatgtgaaaaaaatcatttcgaaATTGGAGGACATGAAAGTAAGCGACCTAAAGGCAGAGTTGAAGAAACGTAACCTGCCCGTTTCAGGGgccaaacaacaattgatcGAAAGACTTAAACCGTTTTctgattctgttgttgtcaacATTTTAGCCAATGCTAATCAAGAAACGTTGAACATAATGTCGACAAAAAACTCAACACAGCCTTTCATCTACCAGCAGAATGTTGGTATAAGCCAACCTCTACAACAACCAACAGCCAGAGACTTTGTTTTGCTTGCAACGACCAATCCTGGTAACAATGGTCTCAGCGAGCCGGTCACCATATTGAACGCTCCATCGTCCAACATCACAATGGACGGTACAACTACTTTGACTATTCCGATCGGTCAAACTGCATTTATTCCGACAGCCCAATATCAGTTACTTCCGTCTAATGCGGCCAATTCTAATCCCATTGATGACGGAAAGTATCGTGTGAATCCTGCGTCAACGACCATTCAATTGCCCAATAATTTCCTGATTAGTGGACCAGGCAGTCAGACGgtgaatgattcaaatacGATGACCTTTTTAACATCCCCTCCAAGAACGATTCAGCTGACACAACTTGCCGATACGTCGTCATTGAATTTCGGTCAGACTATCGTGCCAACGAACACGGCCAAGTTGGTGAATATCGGCCAAAACAATACCAATCCTCTGTTTCACCAACTTTTACTCTATCCTCCtgcaaccaccaccattatcaacTCTAACACTGAGcttcgacaacaacaaactcaACCTCATCGTTCAAATTCATTGCCTGCCTCTTCTTTGCATTCGCTCCAAAG gAACACATCTTTAcctttgatcatcaatcaaatgccATTCGATTCAAACGCCAACATCAAGCAGGTGGTTAAACATAATAACAAATCGATACCTGTTGCAAAGAGTTCCAGTAATGACAATTTTCTCTTCAAGTTACCAATGCCAGCTATCGATCCACAGCCCATAAAACACAGCGATCTGAATGGTAAAGAACGATCGTCTGCATACAAATCTCTGGAAAGAATCACGCCTGCCACACCTGCACCATCTAATCAAATGATGGACACAGTTCCAGTTCTGTCAAATACCAAAAGTTCTGATCAacataaacaaattgatccTGTCCACACTACCAGTACAAATCCACCACCAGCTCAACAGCCACAGCCAGATTCGACTTCTAATATtgatttcgatgattttATCCTCAACTTTGATGACCTCAATGGCTTGGACGATGTTCCACCACCGCCCAAGTCTATCAACACGAATGATAAATCAGTGACAACTAACACCAGAGACGATGgcatcattgatttcaacGACAATTGGCTACTTTCTGATTACAGTTTTTCGACGTCCGACGATTCCTATATGCAACCATCAGGAAAGACCATGAACCAGATGACTGATGTGACGATGGATTCTACATCTACCGATCAGATGTTATTTGAACAGATCCTTGATATAGAGccaacacaacaacagcagcacaATTCGAACAATGTCAATGTTAATTCACATTCTAATATGGCCTTCAATATGGACCAAAGTCTGGACGATTataccaacaacaaccagcAGCAGCcaatgatttcaaattcagAATATCAATTATACAATTATCCTCCTAATCCATTGCAACATTCATCGACCTCGTCATCAGCAACATCAACCTCTTCCTGTTCGACAACAGCAGGTTTGGTAGGCGGCAGCCATCCGTTATCTTCTGCCGATCACTTTGGTGATCTTTTTTTCAGcaacaatggtgatgatctgaacaaatcattggatttttcCTGTTCGctttttgaaaacaataatggCAGAATAGATTTTGCCACCTGA